From the genome of Gemmatimonas phototrophica, one region includes:
- a CDS encoding NmrA/HSCARG family protein, which translates to MSKKIIAVFGATGAQGGGLARAIAADPSSGFVARAITRSIDSDKAKALAALGIEVVAADADKPETLAAALDGAYGAFVVTNFWEHFSAEREGVQASNIARATKAAGVQHVVWSTLEDTRLAYPADGSKLPVLHGQYNVPHFDSKGAVDHVFTNEGAPTTFLAAAFYWDNLIHFGMGPRAGENGDLVLAFPLGGAKLPGIAAQDIGGVAYGIFKQGPSTVGQYIGAAGESLSGEEMAAKLGRAIGRTVHFFDVPFDTYRGLGFPGAEDLGNMFQYQQMQGETFQAARDAVKSRTLHPALLDFDGWLAANAAAIPIG; encoded by the coding sequence ATGTCCAAGAAAATCATCGCCGTATTCGGTGCCACCGGTGCCCAGGGCGGCGGGCTGGCCCGCGCCATCGCCGCTGACCCCTCCAGTGGCTTCGTGGCCCGCGCCATCACGCGCAGCATCGACTCCGACAAGGCCAAGGCCCTCGCGGCGCTGGGCATTGAAGTGGTTGCCGCCGATGCCGACAAGCCGGAGACGCTTGCCGCGGCGCTGGACGGCGCGTATGGCGCCTTTGTGGTGACGAACTTCTGGGAGCATTTCAGCGCCGAACGCGAAGGGGTGCAGGCGTCCAACATTGCGCGCGCCACGAAGGCGGCCGGCGTGCAGCACGTGGTGTGGTCCACGCTCGAAGACACGCGCCTCGCCTACCCGGCCGACGGCTCCAAGTTGCCGGTGCTCCATGGTCAGTACAACGTGCCGCACTTCGATTCCAAGGGTGCGGTGGATCATGTGTTCACCAATGAAGGTGCCCCCACGACGTTCCTCGCGGCGGCGTTCTACTGGGACAACCTGATTCATTTCGGCATGGGTCCGCGCGCGGGCGAGAACGGCGACCTGGTACTGGCCTTCCCGTTGGGTGGCGCCAAGCTCCCCGGCATTGCGGCGCAGGACATTGGTGGCGTGGCGTACGGCATCTTCAAGCAGGGCCCGTCCACGGTGGGTCAGTACATCGGTGCTGCCGGCGAATCCCTGTCGGGCGAAGAGATGGCCGCCAAGCTTGGTCGCGCCATTGGCCGCACCGTACATTTCTTTGACGTGCCCTTTGATACGTACCGTGGACTTGGCTTCCCCGGCGCCGAAGATCTGGGCAACATGTTCCAGTACCAGCAGATGCAGGGCGAGACGTTCCAGGCAGCCCGCGACGCGGTCAAGAGTCGCACCCTGCACCCGGCGTTGCTCGACTTTGATGGCTGGCTCGCGGCCAATGCGGCGGCGATTCCCATCGGCTGA
- a CDS encoding SDR family NAD(P)-dependent oxidoreductase, which translates to MRRAPLLLVALTTWLGLTSPVVAQTPAPQSPGAQRAVLVTGASSGIGRTIAERLAREGFFVYAGARQPSDISALSAIPNMRGVRLDVTSNEEIAAVVQQIQRDGRGLFGLVNNAGVATGGALVTTEDDELRRVLDVNVMGPVRVTRAMSPLLIASKGRVVTISSISGVLSGPMLGVYSMSKHAVEAFGDALGAEMAGLGVSSSLIEPGNYRSEIGRNTMSAAVAAADRAKGTSFEAAMQNFVRAMGNYDNYPAPDSVAAAALHAFTAPQPRVRYMVVPAANQAAVTIRKAIEELVQLNHGHQFSYDRAALIGMLDEALARLPQGR; encoded by the coding sequence ATGCGCCGCGCACCACTGTTGCTTGTCGCCCTCACCACGTGGCTTGGGCTCACGTCGCCGGTGGTGGCCCAGACGCCAGCACCCCAATCGCCGGGCGCGCAGCGTGCCGTCCTGGTCACCGGCGCCAGTTCAGGTATTGGACGCACCATTGCCGAGCGACTCGCGCGCGAAGGATTTTTTGTGTACGCCGGGGCGCGACAGCCCAGCGACATATCGGCGCTGTCGGCCATTCCCAACATGCGTGGTGTACGACTCGACGTAACGTCGAACGAAGAGATTGCCGCGGTCGTGCAGCAGATTCAGCGCGACGGTCGTGGACTGTTCGGTCTCGTGAACAACGCCGGCGTGGCCACCGGCGGGGCGCTCGTGACGACGGAGGATGACGAACTGCGTCGTGTCCTTGATGTAAACGTCATGGGGCCGGTGCGCGTGACGCGCGCCATGTCGCCGCTGCTGATCGCCTCCAAGGGGCGCGTAGTCACCATTTCGTCCATCTCCGGTGTGCTCTCCGGCCCCATGCTGGGTGTCTACTCCATGAGCAAGCACGCCGTGGAAGCGTTTGGCGATGCCCTGGGCGCGGAGATGGCAGGACTTGGTGTGAGTTCAAGTCTCATTGAACCGGGCAACTATCGCTCGGAAATTGGACGCAATACCATGAGCGCCGCTGTGGCCGCAGCCGATCGGGCCAAGGGTACCTCGTTCGAGGCGGCCATGCAGAACTTCGTGCGTGCCATGGGGAACTACGACAACTACCCCGCCCCCGACAGCGTGGCCGCCGCGGCGTTGCACGCGTTTACCGCGCCGCAGCCACGGGTACGCTACATGGTGGTGCCGGCCGCCAATCAGGCCGCGGTCACCATTCGCAAAGCCATCGAGGAGCTCGTGCAGCTCAACCACGGGCACCAGTTCAGCTATGATCGCGCGGCGCTCATTGGCATGCTCGACGAAGCGCTCGCCCGGCTCCCGCAGGGGCGGTAA
- a CDS encoding DUF1801 domain-containing protein, whose product MADAKTKPTAASVDEYLASRATAQQLVDCHAIMAICARVTGHPPVMWGPSIVGFGSYSYRYDSGHSGTSCLTGLAVRGKELVVYLMVEDPAQMELLTRLGKHRRTAACLYLKRLADVDTAVLEQLIAASVADLQRRYPGATPA is encoded by the coding sequence ATGGCCGACGCCAAAACGAAACCCACCGCCGCCAGTGTAGACGAATACCTCGCGTCGCGCGCGACCGCACAGCAGCTCGTTGATTGTCACGCGATTATGGCCATCTGCGCGCGGGTCACCGGCCATCCCCCAGTAATGTGGGGGCCGAGTATCGTGGGGTTCGGGTCGTACAGCTATCGCTACGACAGCGGGCACTCGGGCACGTCCTGTCTGACCGGTTTGGCCGTGCGCGGGAAGGAGTTGGTCGTGTATCTCATGGTCGAAGATCCGGCCCAGATGGAGTTGCTCACCCGCCTGGGAAAGCACCGTCGCACCGCAGCGTGTCTGTATCTCAAGCGTCTGGCCGATGTGGATACGGCGGTGCTGGAGCAGCTCATTGCGGCGTCGGTGGCGGATCTCCAGCGTCGCTACCCCGGCGCCACTCCCGCCTGA
- a CDS encoding sensor histidine kinase, which translates to MTLPDDPLLRAQQEALLLLSRLMLLLWTPIFALGTFIRWGEANGRLLLVIVLIGVPLLGWALRRTRWPVEQRASMAIVGIMILSLPAIVFNGPRTLTTMAVALVVTLALMFHQMRTGLVILGAYLTAAMVGLLLASRGILPPTIPDAELSIRYRLVTLGVTFSGLWFSARVLQRTVQIYRDAHAASEQRLEALLAAQREAELLQRRELVNTVTTGLTHDLANVVQVMTSTAELLEDEPLREEAKQSVQDLQRVGNEAALRLRTVLSVGRPPSGVPRQASLDELFTRLDLLLRPLMGRQIVLSLHLNPSLPLLGIDRGRLEQLLFNLALNARDAMPDGGTLRITATAAPGGATIEVADSGVGIEPELLARIWEPFYTTKSADRGTGLGLAMVARILESTGGRVQVTSTPGAGTTFSLWLPAVAL; encoded by the coding sequence ATGACACTTCCGGACGATCCGCTGCTGCGCGCCCAACAGGAGGCTCTGCTCCTGTTGTCACGGCTGATGCTCCTGCTTTGGACGCCGATCTTTGCGCTCGGGACGTTCATTCGTTGGGGCGAAGCCAACGGACGGCTGCTGCTGGTGATCGTCCTGATCGGCGTGCCGCTGCTCGGCTGGGCGCTGCGCCGCACCCGCTGGCCCGTCGAACAGCGCGCGTCGATGGCCATTGTGGGAATCATGATCCTGTCGCTCCCGGCCATCGTGTTCAATGGGCCGCGCACGCTGACCACCATGGCCGTTGCCCTCGTGGTGACGCTCGCCTTGATGTTCCACCAAATGCGGACGGGGCTCGTCATCCTCGGCGCCTATCTCACCGCAGCCATGGTGGGACTCTTGCTCGCGTCACGTGGCATACTGCCCCCCACCATCCCGGACGCCGAACTGTCCATTCGGTACCGCCTCGTCACGCTGGGCGTCACCTTCTCCGGGCTCTGGTTCAGCGCGCGTGTGTTGCAGCGCACCGTGCAGATCTATCGCGATGCGCACGCAGCGTCCGAGCAGCGACTGGAAGCGCTGTTGGCAGCTCAACGCGAAGCCGAACTGTTGCAGCGTCGTGAATTGGTGAACACCGTGACCACGGGACTGACGCACGATCTCGCCAACGTCGTGCAGGTCATGACCTCCACCGCCGAACTGCTTGAAGACGAGCCACTGCGCGAGGAGGCGAAGCAGTCTGTGCAGGATCTGCAGCGCGTAGGGAACGAGGCCGCGCTGCGGCTGCGCACCGTGTTGAGTGTTGGACGGCCCCCCTCGGGAGTGCCACGTCAGGCGTCTCTCGACGAGCTGTTCACGCGCCTCGATCTGCTGCTGCGTCCCCTCATGGGACGTCAAATTGTGCTGTCGCTCCATCTCAACCCATCGCTGCCACTGCTGGGCATCGATCGCGGGCGCCTTGAGCAACTGTTATTCAATCTCGCGCTCAATGCACGCGACGCGATGCCCGACGGCGGCACCCTGCGCATTACGGCCACCGCGGCGCCGGGCGGTGCCACTATTGAAGTGGCCGACAGCGGCGTGGGGATAGAGCCGGAGCTGCTGGCGCGCATCTGGGAACCGTTCTACACCACCAAGTCCGCCGACCGCGGTACCGGACTGGGACTGGCGATGGTGGCGCGCATTCTCGAAAGCACTGGTGGACGAGTCCAGGTCACGAGTACGCCTGGCGCAGGAACCACGTTCTCGCTCTGGCTGCCGGCAGTCGCACTCTAG